The Vigna unguiculata cultivar IT97K-499-35 chromosome 1, ASM411807v1, whole genome shotgun sequence nucleotide sequence CTCCTTGTAGCTTTTGCATCAAGTGATTACTACTCCCATACTGTATGATTTCTACAATTATGACAGCGAGGACAAAGGATTTATTCAACTTTTCATCAAATTTACTCAGGTAAGAGCAGTGTTCcttcttttaaaaagaaattcatatgGAATGCTCAACTAGAGCTGTAATGTTTCATGTATTGTTGCAATTTATCGAATATTGTACTCCTTGCAGAATATGGCCCTCTTCGGTGCTTTGTTGTTTTTCGTTGGGATGAAAAACTCCATTCCTAGAAGGCAACCCAAGAAGAAGGCTCCCAAAACAAAAACCTATTAGTTGCAATGAGTTCTTGGATTGTTCCTGGTTGCTCGTTACACCCCTTTTCCAATTCTCCAGGATTTGATTTAGGTGTCTGTTTCAGAACAAATGCCCCCCTAATGAGTATTCAATGTACCATTCGTCGCggattatatttaatttataattatttatatttgtatgttattttttggTTTGCTTGACAATAGGAACTATCTTTCGATAACTTGTATACGAAGAGGGAAAAAAATTATCAGAGCCTGTTCATTCAGACTTTGAGTGCCAATTTCGTTATCTAGCGGATTTGATCGAAAGGTAAAACTGACGGTTGCTATTTTAAATTAAGCTTGATTTCCCCCCCACCTTGGCCCGTGATTTgtgtttcttgttttttttatttatttctttggtTCTCTTGGTTTGGCAAGGAAATGAATGCTCATTTGAATTTTTCACCCGATGTGGTTAAAAATAGAGATGTATTTAGAGAAGTTTATTTCAACAAAATTGAGTATTGTTTTGGTTCGTTATATCTATTTCATGCTTCGAATAAGGTATATTCTCACTGGGATTCTTATAGGAAATCAAATATAGTAATTGCCAATTATCTCCGTTTGGAACTGAGAGAATATTGACAGCTCACAAGACAAATCTTCAATTTTTCTTCCTACTGTCTCGATTAGTGTATGAAATTCCAACTTGTTTGTGTCGCATTCTTATGCACGTCAAATTATCACACCTTCAATAGGTGGACGAAGTTTGATAGGGATGAAAGATATAGGAAGCcataaataaagtgaaaatagGCGTCGGCTGAAGaacaatataaaagaaatagtgggaaaataattttttaagatagTTTGATTGGAAAGAAAAAACACATGAAATCCGATAATGTTCTTGACTCtgcatgataaaaatatttaaactaaaccAGTTATTGCATGCAAAAGTCAGTGAAgagaaaaggagaaagcaaCAAAGTGCGTAAACCAGTTTCTGAAGAAAGAGTGCAAGAAATGCAGTATAAAAGTGCATGTACAGTGAAGTATTTCCCTCTTCCACACATGTCATTGATGAAATTTTCCGAACTGGAGTTCACcataatattaacaatttcTTGTCGTTTCAGACAATGGGTTTTCCATTGTCAATGTATTTATCTTCTCATCCATTCTTGCTTATTTCAGCTCTTACAAACGTAGTACAGCGTTAGGCAGAGTTGGAAATCTAAAATTCTTCATATTTcgttgaaaataataatttagaaaatagtttctttaaaaaatattttggttatgtatttttataaagtatttatATGAAAGAGGTGAAAATTTAATTGTTCCGTAAATATGAAGCGACTCTTGTTAGATTATATAATATGGTGAAATAATTAACTttagtaaattaatattttacccTGGTAAAACTTTAACactgaaaatattttagaaatattaacTTGTCTGTTTAAACTTAAGGTGGTTATAGTCCTATTTTAAAACCATGAAGTTCGTGTTTGtattgcaaaaataaaatggtGATCAaacttagttttatttatttattattattattattttatttaaacaagctAAATGTAATGCTTCGACTGAGTTTGTTAAATATGAAGATTGACTGATCATTTTCCCACTATTCTGACCACATTTTCACTGATCATTAAGAACATAGAAACTTGAGCCTTGCTGGTACCAATTTAATGTACTAAGTGAGTAATATATATTCAATGTATTGTGCTATTTTCAGTGTCAAACTTAAACAAAGACAATCACgcatttcaataataaaaaaagaccACACCACCACACCCTATGTCTTCTTATAACAAAGTAGGTGAGAATCATTTGATTCAGAGATTAAGAATGTGTTACAAAGTGAGGGGCAACAAAGTTTCCAAGAACCGATCAGTTATTGTGAATACACCGTGCTCTTGGATTGCAGTATTTGAACAAGCGGCCACAAGATATCCAATCTGTGTACATTTCTGTTGTTTTGACCCTGTCAACACACACTTTGCTCATCAACAATCTATGGAGTAATGTATTTGGATATCAAAATAAGACCCAAACTGAGTCTTAAAATTACCTCGACAACAAAGCATATCCATATCTTTTCACCATGAACTTTAGTTCCACCTTTCAAAATGGTAAGACCCAAACTTCTTATGGCTTCTGCTATTTCAAGAAAATGGCTGCACTCCTCACACAGCATCTACAGCAAAAAGCTATAATTAGAACAGAGAACATACTCAATAGCTTACTACATAGATTTTTCTCATGTATTATGATTACTAATTAATCAGTAACATAgaataaatcaaattttaactttcaaGTCATATGTACCTCAACAAGCATCTGTCCATTCTTGCTAAGATTCTCCACTAATATTGAATGAACTTTCAGATGACCCCCTACCTCCATTGCCCAGCTTGAGCCCTGCTCATAACTAGAGGATCCAAGAATGTCTGCTTCCATGTGATGCAGCTGCAAAATTTCATCAGTGTTAAACAATGGACATAAGTTCAGATGAAGAAGATGTTGGAACTACATcaagaaaagcaagaaaatcCTTACCTTTGACTTTGTATCACCAAAGTCAGTTAGCTTGTCAGCATGTTTAGTTATGCTTTGGAGAAACAGCATGTGCTTTATGGCGCGCTCCAGTAGGGAATCAATACTGCACTGTTGAAGTTACAATGAAAATTTTAGCCACATGAACCAGATCTGTGATCATTACTCAAAACCCAACAAAACAAAGAGGAAACAGATACCTTTGCTCCATTTGGAACCAACTCTCTCAACTCCTTAATACGATCTTGGATTAATTGTCTGTCCCTTGGTCGCGGCCTACAACTTTCCCCGGGTCTGGCCCTCTTTTTGCTGTTCTTAGATGGTTCAGATGACCTTTCAAGTTGTCCACTACTTGAACTGGGGAATGTAGATGAAACACCTTTGGAGGACATAACACCACATATCCCTGATGATGAACTCAGAGAATGGTGTTTGTCCTCTTTGACAAGAGAGAACTGATCTATTGAATAACCTTCTGAATTAATAGCATACACATTATGAGTAGAAGCTTCATGATTTTTTGCTGAGGCCATTGCAGATTGCATTGATGTACAAAACGATAATTCACTATTAACATCATTGTTACTGTGGCTAATGTTAGCCACCATTGCTTCCAAAAGATGCTCAGGACGAGATTCAGAAGTCAATTGGCTGGTGCTGATCTCATCTGACATTTCAACAGTTTTCATATCTTGATTAAGCTGCGCTGGCCAATCAAAACTTTTACTCCCTTTCAGAAAAGATGGTCCAAGTGCTTCATGTAGCTCACAACCAGCAGGGAAATTCAACACATTTGACATATCATTGTAAGAAGGCTCAGAACCAAACTTTGGCTTTTCAACATGTTGGGAGTTTGCATCTGAAGGTTGGGTGAAATTCAACACTCCTTTTTGGTTATTATCCACACAATGCAACTTATCAGTTTCACAAACAACTGTATCAAGAAAAGCTGAAGGAAAACATGCAGAATCAACTCTGACTTTATCTGATGGACATATTAAATCATTATCTGTAATAAAGTCACTTAAAAATGACGAGACATTGTTTTCTGATTCCAACCTCACATCTTTGCAGCCACTACTTCCTTCTTCACACTTCCTCCCATAGAGAGGCTTCATCTCTTTAAAATCATGATGCTCCACATTCATCATATTGGATATTGACTGAAGCAAAATGGAACTTTCATCACTGTACAATTCAGGCCCCTCCTGTTTGGCCACGTTATCAGACATTTTCTGACAAGCAGAATAAGGTTCATAGTTCTTCTCAGAACATTGAAGGGACATTAAAACATCTGCTGTTTCACTTTTCATAGATTTTTGTGAATTGTAAAAGTCAGTCGGCAAAACATCTGAAGACAAATTTTCCTTCGATATATCcagctaaaaaaaaaaaagaaatataaacttcatGATAATGCTCAACACATTAAGGTTACGATCTCACTATATTAGTAGTGTGTTTAAAAATGCATTGTTAAAAGTAACATAAACCCCAAATCTGCACATTCATGCACCATGACGGCGTGTGAACGTTGGGAGAAATGAAGACAAACTCTTACCTGAGATAAAGAACTCTTCAAACTACCCTGTACTTGACTAGGACATTGTGCTATGGGGCAATTTTGAGTAGACAGAAAGAGATTTCTGATATGAGTTACAAACCCCATATCTTCAATCACCTGCTACCAGGGATGTCATAAGAGAaggaaattattaaaaattaatcaataataatttgatttccATATAAAATCATTTCCAGGAAATCTTCccaaatcatcaaaatcatatAATAGCCCAAGACAAGACAATGAAATTCTAATATTATAGACAGGAAACTATATTGTACAACACACCcctaataaaaaaactacatgAATTTTCCCAACCCCTCATGGCATGGATTTTTCAATGTGCTCAGTGcataaattataaatcattgctatcataaatattttctattattcacACAAAAAGAACAATACTATCAATCtcattactttttaaaaataattcatatgaGAACAACTTCCCTTTTTGGTTTATGAAGATGCAATGTTTCAAGGGTTTATATGTTTCTTGTAGTTTTGTTGGATATAAATGCTTTAAAAGCACAGACACTTAACTAGCATGCACTGATGAAGTATCCAAAAGAATTAGTATCAtacaagttaaataaataaaagtgttGGTACTTCATAGGTTTGAATATTTCATTGATATATGTCGATGAAGTATCCTACTGTATCAGTATTGGATAAGACTTAGATACGGATACTTGAACAAATTCAAGTGTTGGTGCTTCATAGCTTGCACCAGTAGAGTATATAACTGCTTCTGGTCATTAACCAAGGTCAGGGTAGTCATACATGACATAGTTGTCCATGGTACTAGAACATGCCTCAATCTGGTTTTCATGCCAAATTATCTAGTATTTGTAGGTAGTTTAGCAAATTGTAAATTAGTATACCTGTTGCCTAACATAATTACATGATGCGTAAAGCCTGTTATGACAAAATAAGGGGTGAGTTGTTAACCTTTCCtccatttctctttatttttcacTATCTGTGTATTTACCTACCACATACAATTAGAATTGTAAAAGTATTTAACCAATATCTCAGTCAACAACCAGAAATTACCAAAAATTAGTTGGAAAAGAATTAAAGAAATATAAGCAAGCCATGTTATCTGACAACATCTAAACAAATTAGTGCAAATCTATCTTTTTGGTGCATCAGTGGCAGTGAGATTTGAACCTATGGTTGCAACAAACTACCCAAGCCCCTAGCCACTAGTATAATCTTTTAAACTTGAGTGCAAAAAATTTTTGAAATCCTGAATAGAAAAGGCTGTTGTTTTGCACAGCCATAAAGAGATAATATATGCCTTCTTGAACCATATAACCATATTATCCACTATTATGGTACAAAATCAAATctagtttaaaaagaaaaaaatgtcttaCTTTATTAAGAGAGCCAAGCTGAATAACACCAAGTGGGGCTACAGCAACAACAGCAATAGTCTACAAGACAAAATTAAAGCTTAATCAATGAAATTCTTCATGTAACCAGAGTGACTCTGGTTACTAACATAAAGTGCACTAGACCAGAATGCAACATAATCAGCTTGAGTGCAGTTCAGTGGCAAGTAGAGTCACATAGTGGCCCAATAATGTCATATTGTGTCTATTACCCTATCAACCACAGTTTTCCATATAtactattaaaattaaaaaattgtccaTCTCCTAAGGATTTGTAAAGTATGGAAGGTCTAATTTCTGGGTGAAAATAGAAAGTTCACTTTTCCAGATTTTAGGTAAACACATGTGTTGCAAAGctgtgaaaaaataataaagcagTTAGTATACCCTGATTCCAGCAGAAAACTGAGACTGCCACCCATCAGCAAACtgaaaattaaaccaaaaagtGGGAAAGGAATAAGAATTATTGGAACATATTGACATGATACTCCGAGGTTGGAAGATCCTTAATGATGATATTAAATAACAAGAATCTTCACCTCAAAAGACAAGCCAGAACCTGCGACCTGATTATCTGCACAGATCCACCTATGCTTTCCTGTAACAGCAACCTGTCCAACAATACTGTGAAGAAAGAATTTTAGGACGAGCTAAACAAAGATAATCAAATTGTGTACAGTATCCATTATACATTTGACTACTCATACCCTTCTCCTaatgaatatgcatgatatgACATCTTAGCCACTGCTAACCCTAATGCGTTGTGCGAAAATTTCCCATAACCAATCTGTTCCAAGATATTCTGGCAGTGCTTATTTTCTGAAGAGTCATAATCATCAGGATTGTTATAGTATGCGTCCTCCCATGTCAAGATCCTGCAAGCAAGTACCATAGCGAGAAACTTTAGGGGACAACATTATGGAATTCAAGTTCAACACTGATAAATTAATCTGAAACCAAAAGAAACGAATCACCAAAATTGCGAGAGCAACAGTACATCATTCAACAGTAACGAACTTACTACCAGTACACTTTAtataaacaataacaaatgCCACATTTATCCCACTTCCATCGCACTACAATGAAAACAAcataaaacatttcaaataacaGAAGGATCACAATCCTAAAACAAAATGACAGAATTAGAAACCATCAAAGAGCGAAAACACTCGCAAAACAGTTCAATGATATGGATTCAAGAGAGTAGATACACAACACATGCCATGCCCTTCTAAGTACAAAAACTCTAAATTCTAACAAAGCATGGAAATCACCAAACTTGGAAAAAGGACAAAACAGAACaaataatatctaaaaatatccTTCACACTAAAAGTTGATATAAGAATTTTGGTTacctcaaccccacaaaaccaatcaggaagatgaaaattgtcTCCGCTTAGGTGCACTATTTTGATCATATCATATCATTAATCTACTAGGGATCTCTAACAGTTGATAAAACCCATTAGCCTTATAACATCAGTTAAACAGGCAAAAGCTGGAAAATGCACACAACCGATCAAATTAAACTGGAGAGTAAATGGCCAAGTCAAATTTCGGACCAAACTATTCAAACATGCATAACCCCAACTTCACCCAATTTAGCTTATTGGGAGTTGCTTGCATCTAAGATGAGGGTAAGTTCAAAGACACACCAAAGGAAAGACGCAACACACAAGGAACACTcacaaaaaataagtaattatcaCCAGAAGCACCACCAACAATAACAAGATAAATAGTAGAATCATACATTCGAGCACGATGTTTGAGCTTCCAAAAGATGGCGTAGTTCCAGTGAGTATTAAAACAGAGGCTTCTGAGTACTTGGTGCAAGTTGTTACCCATGTCGTCCCCTCCTTCAACAAGTCAGAAACTTTAACACCCCGAAGGCTCCCCCGAGAAAAAGGGTCGTGAATTCCAATCCTCCAAAAAAGAATAAAACCCCTCCAACACCACACACTCACCCTCCTTCCCCTAGCTCCCTCTGTAGGAACCTCTTCCAGCTTGCTTCCTCCGCAACCCCGCTCGCCGTTTTAATGGCGGTCCAACTGTTGGCAGTATCAGACGATCCGCACCCATTACTCACCCCGCCAATTCCCACCACCCCACCAACCAAAGCTTCCCTCTATCCCTCACTACAGTCAAAACACAACCGAACCCACCACCACACTTAACGCTAAAACTGAAACACCAGACTCAACGCAGCAAATCTCGCAACTAGCCATTGAATAACAAACAACCTTGTCAGATTCCAAAAGGGGTGTGAAGAAGATTGAGTTAAAGGAAGGAAAGAAAAAGGGTGGCTAATAATCTAGCTTATATCCGACGACATGTGAGGCTTTTGCTTGTGCAGGAAGAAGGTTCAGTTTCTCTGGGAATGCAATTGTGAACAGAGTCTTTACCCTTTGCAGAGTGAGCGAGAGAGGTTTTTGAGAAGTTGCCAATTGCTGAGTAAAGAGTGGAGAAGGTAGAGTGAAAGAATGTCAATGGTGGAAAAGAAGTGAGGCTCTTGTTCTATATTGGGGTCACGTTGGCACGCTGTTCCTTCTAGCTTTTTCACTCGGGGAATCTCCACCGTTGAATCAAGCAATCATGGTAACCATTGCGTAATCCAATCCACCACCCCCTCCTATCATATCACTAACCACACCATGcatttttgtaaagaaaaaggTTGTTTATTTGTGCATGCCAATGTGCAAaatggaaaatttataaatataatgaagaaaaaaacttGAGCTAACttgaacaaacaaaacaaactgCAATGCAAACACACTATAGCGTTTCAGAATATGACAGAATTAGTGTTTGATAGTATTCTGAACAtaattatacttatatataGTTAAGAAAGTAGTGAAAATGAGTATTATGATATCATTGTTGtgaagataaaatgaaaagaatggCGTGTTGAGAAAGGGCAGAGGCCCCAAGGGAAGTAACTCTATGAAGGGTTAGAGGGTAATTAGAGGTTTATATTTAACGTTAAGAAGCACGAAAGGGCAAAGGAAAAGGAGGAAAAAGAATGATGGGGAACAATCCAATTGGGGTATGAGTACACTTTATGGTGGTGTCAATTGATGGCCAACAGCATGATGCCAAATTGAGGACATGCTTCCTTATTTTCCCCTCAAGTTTTCAATCCTTTCTTTGAAACCCTAGAGAAGGTACCCTGCTACCCCTCCTAAGGTCCTTTTCAACAATGATCTTATTGCCCTAAAGTTGTGACACCTTCAACCTCCCATTTCTTCAAACAATTCCTACTTTGTCACGTTATAATTCAATCTTTTAGAGTGCCAACCTTTGTTTCACACACTGCTCACCATGCTGCCCTTTATGATCATAGCTTTCCACCGATTTACAGCTTCTTTCTGTTTTACCCTTTACAAAGGCTTGGAAATGGAGTTTCCACAAagtcaaagttttttttttttcctctctcaCAATTACCTAGGAACATGTTCTATTGGATAACTAAAACATGTTTGTGATCATTCATCATGTTGATTTCGTTCAAGATTCTATCATAAATTTTGGTTTTAGACTTTAAAAAGGtatatttttctgttaatttagtcgatcaaatataaaatttatttgaaccAGACCAACAAGTGCAACAAAGATTAGTTATAGAAAAGttgttaagaaaatatttaatatatcttgttaaatttttttaatttagttttagaatagaaactaataatttatgtagaaaatatttcttttttagtaaTTTAGTTCATTGATTTAACTTATTTAGAAATTACTACTTGtatgtttttagaaaaaagaaaaatacttaattaagaTTTACTattaaacaaacaataaattagtattaaatataagtttaatttttttaatattgagttttaatgtttttaaattttaggttaaaatatctttttgatcaaattttcGTAAGTTTGGTTACATATTCTAATattgtttttgtgttcaaataggtcccaatttttatcaattttcttcaatttagtttttttttctaaccatgtttaaatcattaacggtaaTGGATAGTGACTGTCATGTGTcactttatgtttttttttttttaaatgtacacatgTCAACCTAGCAATGTGTCACATATCaaagttaatgttttatattcaatttggtttctatatttgttaaatttgttaaatttagttctaaatttgtttaaaataaaccAATTTTTTCTCTATCGAagatgagaccaaatttaatttttatataaaagttataatgatgtgaattttaatatattatataaaaatatttaatacaaaatgtgaattttaatataaaaattaaatttgatttcaatttggagagggacaaaattagttcactttaacaaaaattgaaaataaattgaacaaaactaaggaatatagagaccaaaattgaatataaaacattcaCTCTAACATATGACAACGCTGATGAGTTGACacgtgaacatttaaaaaattaaaaaataaataaaaataaaaaaataaccaaaaagtGACACGTGAAAGTCATTATTCATTCATgactgttaatgatttaaacggtgttagaaaaaaatgaccaaactgaacaaaattgacaaaaatttagacttatttgaatacaaaaacaaaattagaacttatttgacaaaacttgataAAAATTGGGATCAagaaagtattttaacctaaattttaaaaaaaatttatgtgtcCTCACAAAACACTTCTTCATCTATTTCAAAAAGTCTCGTTTTAACACATTCTTTAAGTAATACTAAGTGATGGTTTAGGTTTGTAACgtaacattaaatgttttatattaattttatctggaataaataattaatacgaCGAAATCAACCTTACGAGGCTATGacagaaaataaataacatgaacaatttagaagaaaaaaaatgtttgactcATTTAggtgtttatttttttgtgaataAACTCAAATAAATGTCAACTTAGATTGAAGTAGAGAACCACAATTTATGTGCCTAAATCCGTTAGGTTAAAAGATCTCATTTTGCCAAAATACAATTATTTCTGTTTATCGACCAAGTTAGACATATTTTGAACGATACacagatgaaaaaaaaagaatgaaactatATTGATAAATTCTATCATTCaagattaaacaaaaaaatattataattattataaaaagttaacaaaCTTGCCAAAAGAAAATCACATACTATAAAAACTAAGTAATTACAGATTAAATAAACAGTAAAAAGAAACGATATAGTATTAATGATTAACGTTGTTTTGATGATGTAGAGATTCAATTTGTCGGAAGTAGTTAACAGCAATTTAGGTGGTTTGGTGGTGTATGGAGGCATAATGATTCATATTTGTTTGTGTTGGTAATTGGTTGAGTTTACATCTACGAAATCAATTATATCTCTCTAAGTTTCCTCAATTATCGATCATCCATCATAATTATACACTATCACCCATAATTTATAATCCAAATTTAGACCTCAACAATCTCTACCTACCTACCTATACTACTCTCAAATGCTTTCTTTATAGCTCACCTTCTTCAACATATTTATccacttttcatttttaatcttctgtgtattcaaaaatattttcttatatatttaaaacagtCATGAATGCAGGAAAAAATGCAAACAAGAAAAGAAGATGTTCAGTGGTGGAAAgaataaaaactcattcaacattattattgtttctgactggcaataaatttaattatagagTTATCAAAAGCTTTCATAGGACAAAGTCAACTGGGCTATGCtatgcatgaatatgc carries:
- the LOC114182889 gene encoding transcription factor EMB1444-like isoform X3, with the protein product MGNNLHQVLRSLCFNTHWNYAIFWKLKHRARMILTWEDAYYNNPDDYDSSENKHCQNILEQIGYGKFSHNALGLAVAKMSYHAYSLGEGIVGQVAVTGKHRWICADNQVAGSGLSFEFADGWQSQFSAGIRTIAVVAVAPLGVIQLGSLNKQVIEDMGFVTHIRNLFLSTQNCPIAQCPSQVQGSLKSSLSQKMSDNVAKQEGPELYSDESSILLQSISNMMNVEHHDFKEMKPLYGRKCEEGSSGCKDVRLESENNVSSFLSDFITDNDLICPSDKVRVDSACFPSAFLDTVVCETDKLHCVDNNQKGVLNFTQPSDANSQHVEKPKFGSEPSYNDMSNVLNFPAGCELHEALGPSFLKGSKSFDWPAQLNQDMKTVEMSDEISTSQLTSESRPEHLLEAMVANISHSNNDVNSELSFCTSMQSAMASAKNHEASTHNVYAINSEGYSIDQFSLVKEDKHHSLSSSSGICGVMSSKGVSSTFPSSSSGQLERSSEPSKNSKKRARPGESCRPRPRDRQLIQDRIKELRELVPNGAKCSIDSLLERAIKHMLFLQSITKHADKLTDFGDTKSKLHHMEADILGSSSYEQGSSWAMEVGGHLKVHSILVENLSKNGQMLVEMLCEECSHFLEIAEAIRSLGLTILKGGTKVHGEKIWICFVVEGQNNRNVHRLDILWPLVQILQSKSTVYSQ
- the LOC114182889 gene encoding transcription factor EMB1444-like isoform X4 → MGNNLHQVLRSLCFNTHWNYAIFWKLKHRARMILTWEDAYYNNPDDYDSSENKHCQNILEQIGYGKFSHNALGLAVAKMSYHAYSLGEGIVGQVAVTGKHRWICADNQVAGSGLSFEFADGWQSQFSAGIRTIAVVAVAPLGVIQLGSLNKVIEDMGFVTHIRNLFLSTQNCPIAQCPSQVQGSLKSSLSQKMSDNVAKQEGPELYSDESSILLQSISNMMNVEHHDFKEMKPLYGRKCEEGSSGCKDVRLESENNVSSFLSDFITDNDLICPSDKVRVDSACFPSAFLDTVVCETDKLHCVDNNQKGVLNFTQPSDANSQHVEKPKFGSEPSYNDMSNVLNFPAGCELHEALGPSFLKGSKSFDWPAQLNQDMKTVEMSDEISTSQLTSESRPEHLLEAMVANISHSNNDVNSELSFCTSMQSAMASAKNHEASTHNVYAINSEGYSIDQFSLVKEDKHHSLSSSSGICGVMSSKGVSSTFPSSSSGQLERSSEPSKNSKKRARPGESCRPRPRDRQLIQDRIKELRELVPNGAKCSIDSLLERAIKHMLFLQSITKHADKLTDFGDTKSKLHHMEADILGSSSYEQGSSWAMEVGGHLKVHSILVENLSKNGQMLVEMLCEECSHFLEIAEAIRSLGLTILKGGTKVHGEKIWICFVVEGQNNRNVHRLDILWPLVQILQSKSTVYSQ
- the LOC114182889 gene encoding transcription factor bHLH155-like isoform X5, translating into MGNNLHQVLRSLCFNTHWNYAIFWKLKHRARMILTWEDAYYNNPDDYDSSENKHCQNILEQIGYGKFSHNALGLAVAKMSYHAYSLGEGIVGQVAVTGKHRWICADNQVAGSGLSFEFADGWQSQFSAGIRTIAVVAVAPLGVIQLGSLNKQVIEDMGFVTHIRNLFLSTQNCPIAQCPSQVQGSLKSSLSQSISNMMNVEHHDFKEMKPLYGRKCEEGSSGCKDVRLESENNVSSFLSDFITDNDLICPSDKVRVDSACFPSAFLDTVVCETDKLHCVDNNQKGVLNFTQPSDANSQHVEKPKFGSEPSYNDMSNVLNFPAGCELHEALGPSFLKGSKSFDWPAQLNQDMKTVEMSDEISTSQLTSESRPEHLLEAMVANISHSNNDVNSELSFCTSMQSAMASAKNHEASTHNVYAINSEGYSIDQFSLVKEDKHHSLSSSSGICGVMSSKGVSSTFPSSSSGQLERSSEPSKNSKKRARPGESCRPRPRDRQLIQDRIKELRELVPNGAKCSIDSLLERAIKHMLFLQSITKHADKLTDFGDTKSKLHHMEADILGSSSYEQGSSWAMEVGGHLKVHSILVENLSKNGQMLVEMLCEECSHFLEIAEAIRSLGLTILKGGTKVHGEKIWICFVVEGQNNRNVHRLDILWPLVQILQSKSTVYSQ
- the LOC114182889 gene encoding transcription factor bHLH155-like isoform X6, with protein sequence MGNNLHQVLRSLCFNTHWNYAIFWKLKHRARMILTWEDAYYNNPDDYDSSENKHCQNILEQIGYGKFSHNALGLAVAKMSYHAYSLGEGIVGQVAVTGKHRWICADNQVAGSGLSFEFADGWQSQFSAGIRTIAVVAVAPLGVIQLGSLNKVIEDMGFVTHIRNLFLSTQNCPIAQCPSQVQGSLKSSLSQSISNMMNVEHHDFKEMKPLYGRKCEEGSSGCKDVRLESENNVSSFLSDFITDNDLICPSDKVRVDSACFPSAFLDTVVCETDKLHCVDNNQKGVLNFTQPSDANSQHVEKPKFGSEPSYNDMSNVLNFPAGCELHEALGPSFLKGSKSFDWPAQLNQDMKTVEMSDEISTSQLTSESRPEHLLEAMVANISHSNNDVNSELSFCTSMQSAMASAKNHEASTHNVYAINSEGYSIDQFSLVKEDKHHSLSSSSGICGVMSSKGVSSTFPSSSSGQLERSSEPSKNSKKRARPGESCRPRPRDRQLIQDRIKELRELVPNGAKCSIDSLLERAIKHMLFLQSITKHADKLTDFGDTKSKLHHMEADILGSSSYEQGSSWAMEVGGHLKVHSILVENLSKNGQMLVEMLCEECSHFLEIAEAIRSLGLTILKGGTKVHGEKIWICFVVEGQNNRNVHRLDILWPLVQILQSKSTVYSQ
- the LOC114182889 gene encoding transcription factor EMB1444-like isoform X1, producing MGNNLHQVLRSLCFNTHWNYAIFWKLKHRARMILTWEDAYYNNPDDYDSSENKHCQNILEQIGYGKFSHNALGLAVAKMSYHAYSLGEGIVGQVAVTGKHRWICADNQVAGSGLSFEFADGWQSQFSAGIRTIAVVAVAPLGVIQLGSLNKQVIEDMGFVTHIRNLFLSTQNCPIAQCPSQVQGSLKSSLSQLDISKENLSSDVLPTDFYNSQKSMKSETADVLMSLQCSEKNYEPYSACQKMSDNVAKQEGPELYSDESSILLQSISNMMNVEHHDFKEMKPLYGRKCEEGSSGCKDVRLESENNVSSFLSDFITDNDLICPSDKVRVDSACFPSAFLDTVVCETDKLHCVDNNQKGVLNFTQPSDANSQHVEKPKFGSEPSYNDMSNVLNFPAGCELHEALGPSFLKGSKSFDWPAQLNQDMKTVEMSDEISTSQLTSESRPEHLLEAMVANISHSNNDVNSELSFCTSMQSAMASAKNHEASTHNVYAINSEGYSIDQFSLVKEDKHHSLSSSSGICGVMSSKGVSSTFPSSSSGQLERSSEPSKNSKKRARPGESCRPRPRDRQLIQDRIKELRELVPNGAKCSIDSLLERAIKHMLFLQSITKHADKLTDFGDTKSKLHHMEADILGSSSYEQGSSWAMEVGGHLKVHSILVENLSKNGQMLVEMLCEECSHFLEIAEAIRSLGLTILKGGTKVHGEKIWICFVVEGQNNRNVHRLDILWPLVQILQSKSTVYSQ